The following proteins are encoded in a genomic region of Pungitius pungitius chromosome 17, fPunPun2.1, whole genome shotgun sequence:
- the LOC119219047 gene encoding uncharacterized protein LOC119219047 translates to MTLICVLVWTLLCFTESRGQVTVTQPGAMSSAAGGSVSISCRTSQNVNNNNFLAWYQQKDGGAPKLLIYYATNRASGIQSRFTGSGSGSSFSLSITGLTAEDAAVYYCQSAHYINSQWVFTQRWLFLFLSHTQTTTERTCVRLTGSVCLHTFASSLLPRLKTDDQWRSRPHRHLHACSTMMMSLSLLLTGLGLLVQGSSGDILLTQSPGAQSVVPAQTVSIRCKASSSVSNYLHWYLQKSGESPKLLIYSTSNRQSGISDRFSGSGSGSDFTLTIRGVLAEDAGDYYCQQGYSSFTQ, encoded by the exons ATGACTTTGATCTGCGTCCTCGTCTGGACTCTCCTCTGCTTCACAG AGTCCAGAGGCCAGGTCACAGTGACTCAGCCTGGAGCAAtgagctctgctgctggaggctccgtCTCCATCTCATGTAGAACCAGTCAGAatgttaataacaataattttttAGCCTGGTACCAACAGAAAGACGGAGGAGCTCCAAAACTGCTGATTTATTATGCTACCAATCGAGCATCAGGGATTCAAAGTCGTTTTACAGGCAGTGGATCAGGCTCTTCCTTCAGTCTGAGCATCACTGGACTCACGGCTGAAGATGCAGCAGTTTACTACTGTCAGAGTGCTCACTACATCAACAGTCAGTGGGTGTTCACACA gcgGTGGCTGTTCTTGTTTCTGTCTCATACTCAGACCACGACTGAAAGAACTTGTGTGA GACTCACTGGCTCCGTGTGTTTGCATACGtttgcttcctctctgctccctcgcCTTAAGACAGATGATCAGTGGAGGTCCAGGCCTCACAGACACTTGCacgcctgcagcacaatgatgatgtcactgagtCTACTGCTGACCGGCCTGGGGCTCCTTGTTCAGG GTTCATCAGGAGACATCCTGCTGACTCAGTCTCCTGGAGCTCAGTCTGTTGTTCCAGCACAGACTGTCTCCATCAGGTGTAAAGCCAGTTCTAGTGTTAGTAACTACCTTCACTGGTACCTGCAGAAATCAGGAGAATCTCCCAAACTTCTGATTTATTCCACCTCAAATCGTCAGTCTGGGATCTCAGATCGTTTCAGTGGAAGTGGATCTGGAAGTGACTTCACTCTGACCATCAGAGGAGTTCTGGCTGAAGATGCAGGAGATTATTATTGTCAGCAGGGTTACAGCTCGTTCACACAGTGA